A genomic window from Leptolyngbya sp. BL0902 includes:
- a CDS encoding aldose epimerase produces the protein MFAVALKAGPTSTYLLSDLETSSQLELVPQRGGLVTRWRVEGQEILYFDEARFADPALSVRGGIPILFPICGNLPDNQYSLDSQTYHLKQHGFARDLPWQATGQATTNAASLTLELSSSADTLAQYPFAFKLSFTFILRGHRLELQQQFTNLSDRAMPFSTGLHPYFQVSDKHQLEFEVPATEFQNHLTGQVESFGGQFDFSQPEIDLAFQNLTAKAATVTDRHLRRRLTLSWSEAYTRLVFWTVQGKDYYCLEPWTAPRNALNSGDSLLLVAPQQTVETSVHLAVAFW, from the coding sequence GTGTTTGCCGTTGCCCTAAAAGCTGGCCCAACTTCCACGTATCTGCTGTCGGATTTAGAGACGTCGTCTCAGCTCGAACTGGTGCCTCAGCGAGGGGGCCTTGTCACCCGTTGGCGGGTGGAGGGCCAGGAGATTTTGTACTTTGATGAGGCCCGCTTTGCCGATCCGGCGCTGTCGGTTCGGGGCGGCATCCCTATCCTGTTTCCCATTTGCGGCAATCTGCCCGATAACCAGTACAGCCTTGATAGCCAGACCTACCATCTCAAGCAGCACGGCTTTGCCCGCGATCTGCCCTGGCAGGCCACTGGGCAAGCCACCACTAACGCGGCTAGCCTCACCCTGGAACTGAGCAGTTCTGCCGACACCCTAGCCCAGTATCCCTTTGCCTTCAAGCTGTCGTTTACCTTTATCCTGCGGGGCCATCGGCTAGAACTCCAGCAGCAGTTCACCAACCTATCCGACCGCGCTATGCCCTTCTCTACTGGGCTGCACCCCTATTTCCAGGTCAGCGATAAGCACCAGCTTGAGTTTGAAGTTCCTGCCACTGAGTTCCAAAACCATCTGACGGGCCAGGTAGAGTCCTTTGGGGGCCAGTTTGATTTTAGCCAGCCCGAAATTGACCTCGCCTTCCAGAACCTCACGGCAAAGGCTGCCACCGTGACCGACCGCCACCTGCGCCGACGGCTCACCCTGTCCTGGAGTGAAGCCTATACTCGCCTTGTTTTCTGGACGGTGCAGGGCAAAGACTACTACTGTCTAGAACCCTGGACAGCTCCCCGCAATGCCCTCAATAGCGGCGATAGCCTCCTGCTGGTTGCCCCCCAGCAAACCGTGGAGACCTCGGTGCATCTGGCCGTTGCCTTTTGGTAG
- a CDS encoding DUF4168 domain-containing protein — protein MVRLFLALVLGVALSLGGYPSSAQAIGWPSLPAALTPPLPSVAAAVPTGEVKAFAKAYQSIQAIRDEAETKMAEAVEGAGFTVEAFNDLADKALADNEPPADAATAATFDGVIERITILRQEAEETMVKAIEKAGISVDRFNEILDLSDQDPDLYQRIGDQINGR, from the coding sequence ATGGTTAGACTGTTTCTTGCGCTAGTCTTGGGCGTTGCCCTCAGTCTGGGCGGCTATCCCAGTTCGGCCCAGGCTATCGGCTGGCCTAGCCTCCCTGCGGCCCTCACGCCTCCGTTGCCCTCCGTTGCCGCCGCCGTCCCCACCGGGGAAGTGAAAGCCTTTGCCAAAGCCTACCAGTCGATCCAAGCCATTCGGGACGAAGCAGAGACTAAAATGGCCGAGGCCGTTGAGGGCGCTGGATTCACCGTAGAAGCCTTTAACGACCTTGCTGACAAAGCCCTCGCCGATAACGAGCCCCCCGCCGATGCCGCCACAGCAGCCACCTTTGATGGCGTGATTGAGCGCATCACCATCCTCCGCCAGGAGGCCGAAGAGACTATGGTTAAGGCCATTGAAAAGGCGGGCATTTCGGTTGATCGGTTCAACGAAATCCTCGACCTCTCTGACCAAGATCCCGATCTCTACCAGCGCATCGGCGACCAAATTAACGGTCGCTAG
- the recQ gene encoding DNA helicase RecQ, with protein sequence MTMAQAATPVADFPSLEKALKHHFGYDEFRPGQRRVIEAALKNQDTLVIMPTGGGKSLCYQLPALLKIGVMVVVSPLIALMQDQVAGLQDNGIAATFLNSSLDGEALRQREAALLRGDIKLLYVSPERLQNLGFIQFLNNLSQTVGISGFAIDEAHCVSEWGHDFRPEYRRLHELRERFPQISLLALTATATERVRQDIAQQLRLRDPLVQVSSFNRPNLFYEVRPKGRDGYQQLLQQVRSQTGSGIIYCLSRKRVDELALKLTQDGESVLPYHAGLADEVRRDNQTRFIRDDVRLMVATVAFGMGINKPDVRFVIHYDIPRNIEGYYQESGRAGRDGEPAHCTLFLAYGDVATAEYLIGQKPDETEQRIARQQLRQMVDYAESTVCRRQIQLSYFGETLAGLCHQCDNCTNPPPIEDWTIEAQKFLSCVARCQERFGMMHIIDVLRGSKNQKVVNLGHDKLSTHGIGKDRSVEEWKLLGRSLLHQRFVDETTDGFPVLKLNAASWQILRKQLTVEVAVPKDIKPVETRSTTESVKFDNAPETVALLTELKALRKRLADQQSVPPYVVFHESTLKQMAQKRPKTLAEFGQLSGVGSRKLNQYGDAFLDVIHQFCADNGLPTQPISTSAAPPITLPSNTNQPQTFSSRPQPVGNTHRLTLQLFQQGHSIEAIAQERGLKPVTIATHLELLILNGESINLDALVPPARQSTIRQVLDTKETFALSDLRERLGDSYSFDEIRLVRADWQREQSSVSES encoded by the coding sequence ATGACTATGGCTCAGGCGGCAACTCCCGTGGCGGACTTCCCCTCCCTCGAAAAAGCGCTGAAGCACCACTTTGGCTACGACGAGTTTCGGCCTGGGCAGCGGCGGGTGATTGAGGCAGCGCTGAAGAATCAAGACACCCTGGTGATTATGCCCACAGGGGGTGGCAAGTCGCTGTGTTACCAGTTGCCCGCGTTGTTGAAGATTGGCGTCATGGTGGTGGTGTCGCCGCTGATTGCCCTGATGCAGGATCAGGTAGCGGGCCTGCAAGATAACGGCATTGCCGCCACGTTTTTGAATAGTTCCCTGGATGGTGAGGCCCTGCGCCAGCGGGAAGCGGCCCTGCTGCGGGGAGACATTAAACTGCTCTACGTATCGCCGGAACGGTTGCAGAATCTGGGGTTTATCCAGTTTCTCAACAACCTGAGCCAGACGGTGGGCATTAGCGGTTTTGCCATTGACGAAGCCCACTGTGTGAGCGAGTGGGGCCACGATTTTCGGCCCGAATATCGGCGGCTGCACGAACTGCGGGAGCGCTTCCCCCAGATTAGTTTGCTAGCGTTGACGGCCACCGCCACGGAACGAGTGCGCCAAGACATTGCCCAACAACTGCGGCTGCGAGATCCGCTGGTGCAGGTTTCCAGCTTTAATCGGCCTAATTTGTTCTACGAAGTGCGACCCAAGGGGCGAGACGGCTATCAGCAGTTGCTGCAACAGGTCAGATCGCAAACGGGATCGGGGATTATCTACTGCCTCAGCCGCAAGCGGGTGGATGAACTGGCCCTAAAGCTGACCCAAGACGGAGAATCGGTACTGCCCTACCATGCCGGACTGGCGGACGAGGTGCGGCGCGACAACCAAACCCGCTTCATTCGCGACGATGTTCGGCTGATGGTAGCCACGGTGGCCTTTGGCATGGGCATCAACAAGCCCGATGTGCGGTTTGTCATCCACTACGACATTCCCCGCAACATCGAGGGCTACTACCAAGAAAGCGGACGGGCCGGACGAGATGGCGAACCCGCCCACTGCACGCTATTTTTGGCCTATGGCGATGTAGCCACAGCGGAATATTTGATTGGCCAAAAGCCCGACGAAACCGAGCAGCGCATCGCCCGCCAACAACTGCGGCAAATGGTGGACTATGCCGAAAGTACGGTATGTCGCCGCCAAATTCAGCTCAGCTACTTTGGCGAAACCCTGGCGGGGCTGTGCCACCAGTGCGACAACTGCACCAACCCGCCCCCCATCGAAGACTGGACGATTGAGGCCCAAAAGTTCCTCTCCTGCGTGGCCCGCTGCCAAGAACGCTTCGGCATGATGCACATCATCGACGTCCTGCGCGGCTCCAAAAATCAAAAGGTGGTGAACCTCGGCCACGACAAACTTTCCACCCACGGTATCGGTAAAGATCGCTCCGTCGAAGAGTGGAAATTACTAGGCCGTTCCCTCTTGCATCAGCGTTTTGTAGACGAAACCACCGACGGATTTCCGGTACTCAAACTGAATGCCGCAAGCTGGCAAATTCTCCGCAAACAACTCACCGTTGAGGTCGCTGTACCCAAGGATATCAAACCCGTTGAAACCCGATCAACGACGGAATCAGTCAAGTTTGATAATGCCCCTGAAACCGTCGCCCTACTGACCGAACTCAAAGCTCTCCGCAAACGATTGGCCGACCAACAAAGTGTGCCGCCCTACGTCGTTTTTCACGAATCGACCCTCAAACAAATGGCCCAAAAACGGCCCAAAACCTTAGCAGAGTTTGGCCAGCTTTCCGGTGTCGGCAGCCGCAAACTTAATCAATATGGTGACGCTTTTTTGGACGTTATCCATCAATTCTGTGCTGATAATGGCCTCCCAACTCAACCGATTTCTACCTCTGCCGCGCCCCCAATCACTCTCCCATCCAATACCAACCAGCCCCAGACTTTCAGCAGCCGTCCTCAACCCGTTGGCAACACCCATCGGCTGACCCTACAACTGTTCCAGCAGGGCCACAGTATTGAAGCCATTGCCCAAGAACGCGGCCTAAAACCCGTCACCATTGCTACCCATCTAGAACTGCTGATTCTCAACGGTGAATCCATTAACTTAGACGCCCTAGTTCCCCCCGCCCGACAATCCACTATCCGCCAAGTTCTAGACACCAAAGAGACCTTTGCCCTCAGCGACCTCCGCGAACGACTGGGAGACAGTTACTCCTTCGATGAAATTCGCCTAGTGCGGGCCGATTGGCAGCGAGAACAATCATCGGTTTCAGAAAGTTAA
- a CDS encoding ABC transporter substrate-binding protein — MVDLASRWRGLSRWTMGRRRFGRRTLQFVALFSLCLGVALGCAGNNQPAANAPTSGSSNGRIALGTTLTARTLDPADAYETFPGILLFNLGDRLYTYTPGTTDLVPQLATDMPAISEDGLTYTIPLRQDVTLHDGTPFTAEVMVFSIRRFMENGGRPAYLLSDKIQSVEATGDYELTITLSSPFAAFPALLSFSGITPVSPASYEIGSGQFNPNTFVGSGPYKLASFASDAIKLDVNEDYWGEVPANQGIDIQIFTSPANLYNTFRTGGLDVAYQTLDPEQIATLQREADAGGWQVIEGGTNVINYMSLNRRIEPLDDVRVRQAIAAMVDRPLLNNRVFQGQAEPLYSLIPPSFAVSQPVFQDALGDGNFDKARELLTEAGFSEANPLTVEIWYPSASTIRSIVANTLKESIETALPGLVTVDIQNTEGATLWQNVGQGIYPIILSNWYPDFYDPDTFIQPFLGCETGSVEAGCEEGASQANGSFFYSAEANALIAQQRAEQDPAARQAIIDDLQTMMVEEVPYVPLWQNKDFVFAQDGVGGVGIEPSQQFLLWRITRS; from the coding sequence ATGGTTGATTTGGCCTCTCGATGGCGCGGTTTATCACGATGGACGATGGGACGACGGCGGTTTGGGCGACGTACCCTTCAGTTTGTGGCGCTGTTTAGCCTATGTTTAGGCGTTGCCCTAGGCTGTGCCGGGAACAACCAACCCGCCGCCAATGCCCCCACCTCAGGATCGAGTAACGGGCGTATTGCCCTGGGTACAACCCTCACTGCCCGCACCCTCGACCCCGCTGACGCCTACGAAACCTTCCCCGGCATTTTGCTGTTTAACCTAGGGGATCGGCTTTACACCTACACCCCCGGCACCACCGACTTGGTACCCCAACTGGCCACGGATATGCCCGCCATCAGCGAGGATGGCCTCACCTATACCATCCCCCTGCGCCAGGATGTCACCCTCCACGATGGCACCCCCTTCACCGCCGAGGTGATGGTCTTTTCCATCCGGCGGTTTATGGAAAATGGTGGCCGTCCGGCCTACCTGCTGTCGGACAAAATTCAGTCTGTGGAGGCAACCGGGGACTATGAACTCACCATTACCCTCAGTTCGCCCTTTGCGGCCTTTCCAGCCCTGCTGAGTTTTTCAGGCATTACCCCCGTTTCCCCCGCCAGCTACGAAATTGGATCGGGCCAGTTTAACCCCAATACCTTTGTGGGTAGCGGCCCCTACAAACTTGCCAGCTTTGCCAGCGATGCCATCAAGCTAGACGTCAACGAAGACTACTGGGGCGAGGTTCCGGCCAACCAGGGCATCGACATCCAAATTTTCACCAGCCCTGCCAACCTCTACAACACCTTTCGCACCGGTGGCCTAGATGTGGCCTACCAAACCCTCGACCCCGAACAAATTGCTACTCTGCAACGGGAGGCTGACGCTGGCGGTTGGCAGGTGATTGAGGGCGGCACTAACGTGATCAACTACATGTCCCTCAATCGGCGCATTGAGCCCCTCGATGATGTGCGGGTGCGGCAGGCCATCGCCGCCATGGTCGATCGGCCCCTGCTGAACAACCGCGTCTTCCAAGGGCAGGCAGAGCCGCTGTATAGCCTGATTCCCCCCAGCTTTGCGGTGTCTCAGCCCGTGTTTCAAGACGCCCTAGGCGACGGCAACTTTGACAAAGCTCGCGAACTGCTGACCGAGGCCGGGTTTTCGGAAGCTAACCCCCTCACCGTGGAGATCTGGTATCCCTCCGCTTCCACTATCCGCAGCATTGTGGCCAATACCCTCAAAGAATCCATCGAAACGGCCCTGCCGGGGCTGGTGACAGTGGATATTCAAAACACGGAGGGGGCAACCCTGTGGCAAAACGTGGGCCAGGGCATTTATCCAATCATCCTCTCCAACTGGTACCCCGACTTCTACGACCCGGATACGTTCATCCAGCCCTTCCTAGGGTGCGAGACGGGCAGCGTGGAGGCAGGCTGTGAGGAGGGGGCGTCCCAGGCGAATGGCTCCTTTTTCTACAGCGCCGAGGCCAACGCCCTGATTGCCCAACAGCGGGCTGAGCAAGACCCCGCCGCCCGTCAAGCCATCATTGACGACCTGCAAACCATGATGGTGGAAGAAGTGCCCTACGTGCCCCTCTGGCAAAATAAAGACTTTGTCTTCGCCCAGGATGGCGTGGGCGGTGTGGGCATTGAACCCAGCCAGCAGTTCCTCCTCTGGCGCATCACTCGCTCCTAA
- a CDS encoding ATP-binding protein, with translation MSVDPQPPVFPPADPSVSPPVESAAVGPVWLLVLSPMGAVISIQALAGGEIPTTLAASWVGRPLIEMVAFDRVDAFAAALATLQSQGAPLPWVGPWAGRCPLGAHSLEATWVFQPLLAPAGQPRRVAATAYWTVSPLWSEILAPCPPPDPAEAIHANSLAQFQAYAPRLNQITRNVRWTLNLETIQQQTVEGLGALFRADRCLICALDPASSLAQVVAEYIQSPDGPRWLGQPLPKSERGHLERAAQYAGAVLSPVDPSQVPVASPVHSPGQPSAVVVATRYQSQINGFILLYDWGGRQWTGVELGLITDLADQVGTAVAHAQRFAESHALAIKLQQANASLLEKQQEFQEAQRQAEEARQQAEEASRLKSEFLANTSHELRTPLNGIIGFLKLVLDGMADDPEEQQEFLQEAHKSAIHLLELINDVLDIAKIEAGKMQIEMRPVNLKELLANVENFARPMAEHKGLEFNILLPATRDEITLNGNYQRLLQVLLNLVGNAVKFTHEGSITIQSEVKPHKVDYDGTTWPGTVKISVMDTGIGVSLEKQDRLFQSFSQVDGERTRQYGGTGLGLAISQRLVEAMGGTVHFISMGEGLGSTVAFTALLYQAPVMIDKDPVYPTS, from the coding sequence ATGAGCGTTGATCCCCAACCCCCGGTTTTTCCTCCTGCCGATCCATCGGTTTCTCCCCCGGTGGAGAGTGCTGCTGTGGGGCCAGTGTGGTTATTGGTGCTCAGCCCCATGGGGGCCGTCATCTCCATACAAGCCTTGGCTGGGGGCGAGATACCGACCACGCTAGCCGCAAGCTGGGTTGGTCGTCCCCTGATTGAGATGGTCGCCTTTGACCGAGTAGATGCCTTTGCGGCGGCGCTGGCCACCCTGCAAAGCCAAGGTGCCCCGCTGCCCTGGGTAGGGCCATGGGCGGGGCGCTGCCCGCTAGGAGCCCACAGCCTAGAGGCTACCTGGGTGTTTCAGCCTCTGCTGGCCCCCGCTGGCCAGCCCCGACGGGTTGCCGCTACGGCCTACTGGACGGTATCCCCGCTGTGGTCAGAGATTTTGGCCCCCTGCCCTCCCCCCGATCCAGCAGAGGCCATCCATGCCAATTCCCTGGCTCAGTTCCAAGCCTATGCCCCTCGGCTGAACCAAATTACCCGCAATGTGCGCTGGACGCTCAATTTAGAGACCATTCAGCAGCAGACCGTGGAGGGACTGGGGGCACTGTTCCGGGCAGATCGCTGCTTGATTTGTGCCCTCGACCCAGCCTCTTCCTTGGCCCAGGTGGTGGCCGAATATATCCAGTCGCCCGATGGGCCTCGGTGGTTGGGGCAACCCCTGCCCAAGAGCGAACGGGGGCACCTGGAACGGGCGGCCCAGTATGCCGGAGCGGTGCTGTCTCCCGTTGACCCCAGCCAGGTGCCTGTCGCCAGCCCCGTTCATTCCCCTGGCCAGCCCTCGGCGGTGGTGGTCGCCACCCGCTACCAAAGCCAAATCAACGGGTTTATTCTGCTCTACGACTGGGGTGGCCGCCAGTGGACAGGGGTAGAACTTGGCCTCATTACCGACCTCGCCGACCAGGTGGGTACCGCCGTAGCCCATGCCCAGCGCTTTGCCGAAAGCCATGCCCTAGCGATTAAACTGCAACAGGCCAACGCGAGTTTATTAGAAAAGCAGCAGGAATTTCAGGAGGCCCAGCGGCAGGCGGAGGAGGCTCGTCAGCAGGCGGAGGAAGCCTCGCGGCTGAAAAGCGAATTTTTGGCCAATACCTCCCACGAACTCAGAACTCCCCTCAACGGCATCATTGGCTTTCTGAAGCTCGTGCTAGACGGCATGGCCGACGACCCCGAAGAACAGCAGGAATTTTTGCAGGAGGCCCACAAGTCTGCCATTCACCTGCTAGAGCTGATTAACGATGTGCTAGATATTGCCAAAATTGAAGCGGGCAAAATGCAGATCGAAATGCGGCCTGTCAACCTCAAGGAACTGCTGGCCAATGTAGAAAACTTTGCCCGCCCCATGGCCGAACACAAGGGCCTAGAATTTAATATTCTCCTCCCCGCTACCCGCGACGAAATTACCCTCAACGGCAACTATCAACGGCTGTTGCAGGTGCTGCTAAACCTGGTGGGCAACGCCGTAAAATTTACCCATGAAGGCAGTATTACCATCCAGTCCGAGGTCAAACCCCATAAAGTAGACTATGACGGCACCACCTGGCCGGGGACGGTAAAAATTAGCGTGATGGATACTGGCATTGGCGTCTCCCTCGAAAAGCAGGATCGCCTATTCCAGTCCTTTAGTCAGGTGGATGGTGAACGCACTCGGCAGTACGGGGGCACCGGGCTGGGGCTCGCCATTTCCCAGCGCCTAGTCGAAGCCATGGGCGGCACGGTTCATTTTATTAGTATGGGAGAGGGGCTGGGTTCTACCGTGGCCTTCACAGCCCTGCTCTACCAAGCCCCCGTGATGATTGATAAAGACCCGGTCTATCCCACCAGTTAA
- the lepA gene encoding translation elongation factor 4, whose translation MTEVPVSQIRNFSIIAHIDHGKSTLADRLLHRTGTVSDREMKEQFLDNMDLERERGITIKLQAARMNYKAQDGKDYILNLIDTPGHVDFSYEVSRSLIACEGALLVVDASQGVEAQTLANVYLALENNLEIIPVLNKIDLPGADPERIKAEIEEIIGLDCSNAILASAKEGVGIDEILESIVYLVPPPPDTVEQPLRALIFDSYYDPYRGVIVYFRVMDGSIRHKDKVRLMASGKEYEIDELGVLAPTQTRVDELHAGEVGYFAASIKAVEDARVGDTITLVQNPATEPLPGYAEAKPMVFCGLFPTASDQFEELREALEKLRLSDAALQYEPETSSAMGFGFRCGFLGLLHMEIVQERLEREYNLDLITTAPSVIYRVTTIQGEVLEIDNPSTLPDPQAREKIEEPYVQLDMITPEEYVGTLMELCQGRRGEFKDMKYLAQGRTTLIYEVPLAEVVTDFFDQMKSRTKGYASMEYHLIGYRENHLSRLDILINGDRVDSLASIVHRDKAYYVGKALVEKLKELIPRHQFKIPIQAAIGSRIIASESIPALRKDVLAKCYGGDISRKKKLLQKQAKGKKRLKAIGTVDVPQEAFMAVLKLS comes from the coding sequence ATGACAGAGGTTCCCGTCTCTCAGATTCGTAACTTTTCGATTATTGCCCACATCGACCACGGCAAATCGACCCTCGCGGATCGGCTTTTACATCGCACTGGCACCGTCAGCGACCGCGAAATGAAAGAGCAGTTCCTCGACAACATGGATCTGGAGCGGGAACGGGGTATCACCATCAAGCTCCAGGCCGCCCGCATGAACTACAAGGCCCAGGACGGCAAAGATTACATCCTGAACCTGATCGACACCCCCGGCCACGTCGATTTTTCCTACGAAGTCTCTCGCTCGCTGATTGCCTGCGAAGGGGCGCTGCTGGTGGTGGATGCCTCCCAGGGGGTCGAGGCGCAAACCCTGGCCAACGTGTATCTGGCCCTAGAAAACAACCTGGAAATTATCCCGGTTCTCAATAAAATTGACCTGCCCGGAGCCGACCCAGAGCGGATCAAAGCTGAAATTGAAGAAATCATCGGCCTCGATTGCAGCAACGCCATCCTGGCCTCGGCTAAGGAAGGGGTGGGCATCGACGAAATCCTGGAGTCCATCGTTTACCTGGTGCCGCCGCCGCCGGATACCGTCGAACAACCCCTCCGCGCCCTGATTTTCGACAGCTACTACGACCCCTATCGCGGTGTTATCGTCTACTTCCGGGTGATGGACGGCAGCATTCGCCACAAGGATAAAGTGCGGCTGATGGCCTCCGGCAAAGAGTACGAAATCGACGAACTGGGCGTGCTGGCCCCCACCCAAACCCGCGTCGATGAACTCCATGCCGGGGAAGTGGGCTACTTTGCGGCCTCCATCAAAGCCGTGGAAGATGCCCGCGTGGGCGACACCATTACCCTGGTGCAAAACCCCGCCACCGAGCCGCTTCCTGGCTATGCCGAAGCCAAGCCCATGGTGTTCTGCGGCCTCTTCCCCACCGCCTCCGACCAGTTTGAAGAACTGCGGGAAGCCCTGGAAAAACTGCGCCTCAGCGATGCGGCCCTGCAATACGAACCGGAAACCTCTAGCGCCATGGGGTTTGGCTTCCGCTGCGGATTTTTGGGCCTGTTGCACATGGAAATTGTGCAGGAACGCCTAGAGCGGGAATACAACCTAGATCTGATTACCACCGCCCCGTCGGTAATCTATCGGGTGACGACCATCCAGGGTGAAGTGCTGGAAATCGACAACCCCAGCACCCTGCCCGACCCCCAGGCCCGCGAGAAAATCGAAGAACCCTACGTCCAGCTCGACATGATCACCCCCGAAGAATACGTGGGGACGCTGATGGAACTGTGCCAGGGGCGGAGGGGTGAATTTAAAGACATGAAATACCTGGCCCAGGGTCGCACGACGCTGATCTACGAAGTGCCCCTGGCCGAGGTGGTGACGGACTTCTTCGACCAGATGAAATCCCGCACCAAGGGCTACGCCAGCATGGAATACCACCTAATTGGCTACCGCGAAAATCATCTCTCCCGGCTGGATATCCTGATCAACGGCGACCGGGTCGATTCCCTGGCCTCCATCGTCCACCGCGACAAAGCCTACTACGTGGGCAAAGCCCTAGTGGAAAAACTCAAAGAACTGATCCCCCGTCACCAGTTCAAAATCCCCATCCAAGCCGCCATCGGTAGCCGCATCATTGCCAGCGAAAGCATCCCCGCCCTGCGGAAGGACGTCTTGGCCAAGTGCTATGGGGGCGACATTTCTCGGAAGAAGAAACTGCTACAAAAGCAGGCAAAGGGTAAAAAACGCCTGAAGGCCATCGGTACCGTGGACGTGCCCCAGGAAGCTTTCATGGCTGTCCTCAAGCTGTCCTAG
- a CDS encoding type II toxin-antitoxin system CcdA family antitoxin: MEDVATPVTPGPDGKVELSVQIDRELLDQVKHLTPDPAKVIEVALRQWLRGDRRSEDDLVRTLPRNPTVPPKGEWND, translated from the coding sequence ATGGAAGATGTTGCAACCCCCGTTACCCCAGGCCCCGATGGGAAAGTCGAGCTGTCGGTGCAGATCGACCGAGAATTGCTCGACCAAGTGAAGCACCTGACCCCCGACCCGGCCAAGGTGATTGAAGTGGCTCTGCGGCAATGGCTGCGAGGAGATCGGCGCTCAGAAGATGACCTGGTACGCACCCTGCCCCGCAACCCCACGGTGCCCCCCAAAGGCGAGTGGAACGACTAG